A stretch of DNA from Candidatus Eremiobacterota bacterium:
ATATGCCCTCTGCTCTCTGTGGCTATCCCCCAGGTAAAAGACAGGAAGTCATGGCCGGAAACCGAGCATCTTCGCGAGCGCCTGGCGGCTTATACTTCCCGCCATGGAAAGCCCCCGCTCAAGCAGCGCCTCCCGGGCTTCCTCCCGGGAGAGAGATGCGTAATCTTTCATCCACTCGGAAGGCACCCAGTCGGAGACTCTTTCAAAGAGGTTTATGGCCCACCCGTAAGGCTCGCCATAAATATTGACTTTATGGGTCCTGCCACAGACGGTGATATAATAATATTGCTGAAGCTCCCGGGTGGCCCTGTCCACCCGGCCGGCGTTCTTCTTCGATTTTACGCCCATCCTGCGCCTTATGTCGCTTGTGCTGAGCCGCATCCTGTCATCAAAGAGATTCCATAACTGCCATGTGGCCTGGCTCACAAGCCCCGCTCTCTTTCTCTCCTCCATTGAGTCCTCAGGATGGCAGGCGGCATGGAAGAACGGGTACCATTGCGGCGACACGAAACCCTTGTGACCTCCCAGTATGCAGCCGTAAGCAAGCTTTTTCTCTTCGGCAGCCCGATCTTTCCAGCACCACGGGTCGGTCTCCCTGTCACCGGTATGCCATTGCCCCTCATCAGTCTCCCCTGCGAGAGAGGGGAAGCCCGGCAGCAGGGACGAGAAAAACATGAAGCCAAGCTCCTCGACCCTTTCAACGAACTCATGGTACCTCGCAAGCGTTATCATAACGGCACTCCTGAAAAGTATCATAGTATCGGGGAGGAGGCAGCGGGGGGGAAACCTGCCGTGATGATGGCAGGAGCCTCGCAGTAAGCGTGCGGATTCCTTTTGCTGCAGGGAACCCTCAAGAATATCCCTCGTCGCCTGACCGCACCACCCGGGAGAGCCTATGCCAGGGTGCCGGGAGCATGAAAAACCCGGTGACAGTCCCGGGTTTTATCACTTACTCTCCTTCAGGGCGGGGCAACGGCAGCCACGCCCGAAGCGGCTTTGGAGCCCTCTTCTTAGGTATTCAGGTAGCCGTCGATGCTGCCGGAATTGAGGGCGTAGCTCCGCTTGCTCACCTTGTCGCTGCTGTTTCCCTCGATGGTGTAGACCTTGCCGCCCTCCACCTTCTCCACGATGCCTATGTGATCGGGGGTATTGTCGCCGTCCCAGTCGAAGAGGATGGCGTCGCCCGCCTTGGGAGCGCTCCCGCCCTCCTTCCAGATTCCCTTTTCCTTGCCCCATGATTTGACAGTGGGACAATAGTTGGGGTTGCTGAGGCCTTTTGTGTCGAGCACTCCGTGATCCTTGAGCATGTTCATGGCCCAGGCGGCGCACCAGGGAGTGGTGGCTGGGTTGATCCCGCTCTCGCCGGTAATCTTCTTGATGGCAGCGGTGTCGCGGTTCTCATCCAGGCCTACCATCTGGTTGGCATGCTGGAGGAGGCCGTCAACGCCCGCGTTGACCTTGCCATTGTTGTTGCCGCCATTGTTGCCGCCATTGTTGTTGTTATTATTGATGCCGTTGTTGCCGCCATTGTTGTTGTTATTATTGCCGCCGTTGTTGCCGCCATTGTTCTTCATCATCTGCTGCATCATGGTCATCATGGTCTGCATCATCTGCATCACCATCTGTGTCATCTGCGTCATCATCTGCATCATCATCTGCTGGGGATTTGTCTGTGCAGCTCCACCATTGGGCGGTGCCCCTCCGGCGTAAGCTGCTGCTCCGGTCCCGTCGGCGTAGGCGGCTGCACCGGCACCGGATGCCATGGCGCCTGTTCCGCCGGCATACGCTGCCGCGACTCCTGAATCCGGCGCTCCACG
This window harbors:
- a CDS encoding CHAP domain-containing protein, which produces MRSNPQSPVDSQQNFQSMLWDSVSQAKQNLMGPGAQDGSGLLRGAPDSGVAAAYAGGTGAMASGAGAAAYADGTGAAAYAGGAPPNGGAAQTNPQQMMMQMMTQMTQMVMQMMQTMMTMMQQMMKNNGGNNGGNNNNNNGGNNGINNNNNNGGNNGGNNNGKVNAGVDGLLQHANQMVGLDENRDTAAIKKITGESGINPATTPWCAAWAMNMLKDHGVLDTKGLSNPNYCPTVKSWGKEKGIWKEGGSAPKAGDAILFDWDGDNTPDHIGIVEKVEGGKVYTIEGNSSDKVSKRSYALNSGSIDGYLNT